One stretch of Eretmochelys imbricata isolate rEreImb1 chromosome 1, rEreImb1.hap1, whole genome shotgun sequence DNA includes these proteins:
- the SLC67A2 gene encoding major facilitator superfamily domain-containing protein 9 isoform X7 — protein sequence MGAWEPPPAPRPGPAAPPAPRGAGLSRFVRCLYLVGFLDFFGVSMVVPLLSLHIKSLGASPTVAGVVGSLYGLLQLFSSTFVGCWSDVIGRQYSLIACILFSAVGYLLLGMSTSVWLFAIARVPVGIFKHTLSISKALLSDLVSEKERPLVIGHFNAASSVGFILGPVVGGYFTELESGFYLTSFVCSFIFILNAGLVWMLPWSEEHTDSNENEQTTSNSKVTAKANCDLQVKSLVNGAMKYDTPLQSLWIPVGLFSQRNGTSSRGGQPA from the exons ATGGGGGCCTGGGAGCCGCCGCCAGCCCCGCGGCCGGGCCCGGCGGCTCCTCCTGCTCCGCGCGGGGCCGGGCTCAGCCGCTTCGTGCGGTGCCTCTACCTGGTGGGCTTCCTG GACTTCTTTGGTGTAAGTATGGTTGTGCCTCTGTTAAGCCTTCATATCAAGTCTCTAGGAGCAAGTCCAACTGTTGCAGGAGTAGTAG GATCTCTTTATGGTTTACTGCAGCTCTTTTCCAGCACATTTGTG GGCTGCTGGAGTGATGTAATAGGAAGACAGTATTCCCTGATTGCCTGTATCCTCTTCAGTGCAGTGGGTTATTTGCTGCTTGGCATGTCCACCAGTGTGTGGTTATTTGCCATTGCTAGGGTACCTGTAG GTATTTTCAAACACACTCTCTCCATATCAAAAGCTCTTCTTTCTGACTTGGTTTCTGAGAAAGAGCGCCCTCTTGTAATAGGACATTTCAATGCAGCCTCTAGTGTTGGTTTCATCCTGGGTCCTGTGGTTGGTGGCTACTTTACAGAGCTAGAAAGTGGCTTTTACCTGACATCTTTCGTCTGTTCTTTCATCTTCATTCTGAACGCTG GCCTGGTCTGGATGTTACCATGGAGTGAGGAACACACAGATAGTAATGAAAATGAACAGACCACCAGTAACAGCAAAGTGACAGCAAAGGCAAACTGTGACCTGCAGGTTAAATCACTAGTTAATGGAGCAATGAAATATGATACTCCCCTCCAGTCCCTATGGATTCCAGTTGG GCTGTTTTCTCAAAGGAATGGTACAAGTTCAAGGGgagggcagcctgcctga
- the SLC67A2 gene encoding major facilitator superfamily domain-containing protein 9 isoform X6 encodes MGAWEPPPAPRPGPAAPPAPRGAGLSRFVRCLYLVGFLDFFGVSMVVPLLSLHIKSLGASPTVAGVVGSLYGLLQLFSSTFVGCWSDVIGRQYSLIACILFSAVGYLLLGMSTSVWLFAIARVPVGIFKHTLSISKALLSDLVSEKERPLVIGHFNAASSVGFILGPVVGGYFTELESGFYLTSFVCSFIFILNAGLVWMLPWSEEHTDSNENEQTTSNSKVTAKANCDLQAVFSKEWYKFKGRAACLSPQIHTDLSAAGSYLKTGMLRAVVQREILFQRCSF; translated from the exons ATGGGGGCCTGGGAGCCGCCGCCAGCCCCGCGGCCGGGCCCGGCGGCTCCTCCTGCTCCGCGCGGGGCCGGGCTCAGCCGCTTCGTGCGGTGCCTCTACCTGGTGGGCTTCCTG GACTTCTTTGGTGTAAGTATGGTTGTGCCTCTGTTAAGCCTTCATATCAAGTCTCTAGGAGCAAGTCCAACTGTTGCAGGAGTAGTAG GATCTCTTTATGGTTTACTGCAGCTCTTTTCCAGCACATTTGTG GGCTGCTGGAGTGATGTAATAGGAAGACAGTATTCCCTGATTGCCTGTATCCTCTTCAGTGCAGTGGGTTATTTGCTGCTTGGCATGTCCACCAGTGTGTGGTTATTTGCCATTGCTAGGGTACCTGTAG GTATTTTCAAACACACTCTCTCCATATCAAAAGCTCTTCTTTCTGACTTGGTTTCTGAGAAAGAGCGCCCTCTTGTAATAGGACATTTCAATGCAGCCTCTAGTGTTGGTTTCATCCTGGGTCCTGTGGTTGGTGGCTACTTTACAGAGCTAGAAAGTGGCTTTTACCTGACATCTTTCGTCTGTTCTTTCATCTTCATTCTGAACGCTG GCCTGGTCTGGATGTTACCATGGAGTGAGGAACACACAGATAGTAATGAAAATGAACAGACCACCAGTAACAGCAAAGTGACAGCAAAGGCAAACTGTGACCTGCAG GCTGTTTTCTCAAAGGAATGGTACAAGTTCAAGGGgagggcagcctgcctgagccctcaGATTCATACAGACTTATCTGCTGCAGGATCATACCTCAAGACAGGAATGCTCAGAGCTGTAGTTCAGAGAGAAATTCTCTTTCAGAGGTgcag
- the SLC67A2 gene encoding major facilitator superfamily domain-containing protein 9 isoform X4, with translation MGAWEPPPAPRPGPAAPPAPRGAGLSRFVRCLYLVGFLDFFGVSMVVPLLSLHIKSLGASPTVAGVVGSLYGLLQLFSSTFVGCWSDVIGRQYSLIACILFSAVGYLLLGMSTSVWLFAIARVPVGIFKHTLSISKALLSDLVSEKERPLVIGHFNAASSVGFILGPVVGGYFTELESGFYLTSFVCSFIFILNAGLVWMLPWSEEHTDSNENEQTTSNSKVTAKANCDLQAVFSKEWYKFKGRAACLSPQIHTDLSAAGSYLKTGMLRAVVQREILFQRCRYFKRKRHRAELG, from the exons ATGGGGGCCTGGGAGCCGCCGCCAGCCCCGCGGCCGGGCCCGGCGGCTCCTCCTGCTCCGCGCGGGGCCGGGCTCAGCCGCTTCGTGCGGTGCCTCTACCTGGTGGGCTTCCTG GACTTCTTTGGTGTAAGTATGGTTGTGCCTCTGTTAAGCCTTCATATCAAGTCTCTAGGAGCAAGTCCAACTGTTGCAGGAGTAGTAG GATCTCTTTATGGTTTACTGCAGCTCTTTTCCAGCACATTTGTG GGCTGCTGGAGTGATGTAATAGGAAGACAGTATTCCCTGATTGCCTGTATCCTCTTCAGTGCAGTGGGTTATTTGCTGCTTGGCATGTCCACCAGTGTGTGGTTATTTGCCATTGCTAGGGTACCTGTAG GTATTTTCAAACACACTCTCTCCATATCAAAAGCTCTTCTTTCTGACTTGGTTTCTGAGAAAGAGCGCCCTCTTGTAATAGGACATTTCAATGCAGCCTCTAGTGTTGGTTTCATCCTGGGTCCTGTGGTTGGTGGCTACTTTACAGAGCTAGAAAGTGGCTTTTACCTGACATCTTTCGTCTGTTCTTTCATCTTCATTCTGAACGCTG GCCTGGTCTGGATGTTACCATGGAGTGAGGAACACACAGATAGTAATGAAAATGAACAGACCACCAGTAACAGCAAAGTGACAGCAAAGGCAAACTGTGACCTGCAG GCTGTTTTCTCAAAGGAATGGTACAAGTTCAAGGGgagggcagcctgcctgagccctcaGATTCATACAGACTTATCTGCTGCAGGATCATACCTCAAGACAGGAATGCTCAGAGCTGTAGTTCAGAGAGAAATTCTCTTTCAGAGGTgcag GTATTTTAAGAGAAAACGCCATCGTGCAGAGTTAGGGTGA
- the SLC67A2 gene encoding major facilitator superfamily domain-containing protein 9 isoform X2, which produces MGAWEPPPAPRPGPAAPPAPRGAGLSRFVRCLYLVGFLDFFGVSMVVPLLSLHIKSLGASPTVAGVVGSLYGLLQLFSSTFVGCWSDVIGRQYSLIACILFSAVGYLLLGMSTSVWLFAIARVPVGIFKHTLSISKALLSDLVSEKERPLVIGHFNAASSVGFILGPVVGGYFTELESGFYLTSFVCSFIFILNAGLVWMLPWSEEHTDSNENEQTTSNSKVTAKANCDLQAVFSKEWYKFKGRAACLSPQIHTDLSAAGSYLKTGMLRAVVQREILFQRCRVPALFEIADKISLISVRAPREHIYLF; this is translated from the exons ATGGGGGCCTGGGAGCCGCCGCCAGCCCCGCGGCCGGGCCCGGCGGCTCCTCCTGCTCCGCGCGGGGCCGGGCTCAGCCGCTTCGTGCGGTGCCTCTACCTGGTGGGCTTCCTG GACTTCTTTGGTGTAAGTATGGTTGTGCCTCTGTTAAGCCTTCATATCAAGTCTCTAGGAGCAAGTCCAACTGTTGCAGGAGTAGTAG GATCTCTTTATGGTTTACTGCAGCTCTTTTCCAGCACATTTGTG GGCTGCTGGAGTGATGTAATAGGAAGACAGTATTCCCTGATTGCCTGTATCCTCTTCAGTGCAGTGGGTTATTTGCTGCTTGGCATGTCCACCAGTGTGTGGTTATTTGCCATTGCTAGGGTACCTGTAG GTATTTTCAAACACACTCTCTCCATATCAAAAGCTCTTCTTTCTGACTTGGTTTCTGAGAAAGAGCGCCCTCTTGTAATAGGACATTTCAATGCAGCCTCTAGTGTTGGTTTCATCCTGGGTCCTGTGGTTGGTGGCTACTTTACAGAGCTAGAAAGTGGCTTTTACCTGACATCTTTCGTCTGTTCTTTCATCTTCATTCTGAACGCTG GCCTGGTCTGGATGTTACCATGGAGTGAGGAACACACAGATAGTAATGAAAATGAACAGACCACCAGTAACAGCAAAGTGACAGCAAAGGCAAACTGTGACCTGCAG GCTGTTTTCTCAAAGGAATGGTACAAGTTCAAGGGgagggcagcctgcctgagccctcaGATTCATACAGACTTATCTGCTGCAGGATCATACCTCAAGACAGGAATGCTCAGAGCTGTAGTTCAGAGAGAAATTCTCTTTCAGAGGTgcag AGTGCCTGCCCTGTTTGAAATCGCTGACAAAATCTCTTTGATCTCAGTGAGAGCACCACGGGAGCACATATATCTATTTTAA
- the SLC67A2 gene encoding major facilitator superfamily domain-containing protein 9 isoform X3, with product MGAWEPPPAPRPGPAAPPAPRGAGLSRFVRCLYLVGFLDFFGVSMVVPLLSLHIKSLGASPTVAGVVGSLYGLLQLFSSTFVGCWSDVIGRQYSLIACILFSAVGYLLLGMSTSVWLFAIARVPVGIFKHTLSISKALLSDLVSEKERPLVIGHFNAASSVGFILGPVVGGYFTELESGFYLTSFVCSFIFILNAGLVWMLPWSEEHTDSNENEQTTSNSKVTAKANCDLQAVFSKEWYKFKGRAACLSPQIHTDLSAAGSYLKTGMLRAVVQREILFQRVPALFEIADKISLISVRAPREHIYLF from the exons ATGGGGGCCTGGGAGCCGCCGCCAGCCCCGCGGCCGGGCCCGGCGGCTCCTCCTGCTCCGCGCGGGGCCGGGCTCAGCCGCTTCGTGCGGTGCCTCTACCTGGTGGGCTTCCTG GACTTCTTTGGTGTAAGTATGGTTGTGCCTCTGTTAAGCCTTCATATCAAGTCTCTAGGAGCAAGTCCAACTGTTGCAGGAGTAGTAG GATCTCTTTATGGTTTACTGCAGCTCTTTTCCAGCACATTTGTG GGCTGCTGGAGTGATGTAATAGGAAGACAGTATTCCCTGATTGCCTGTATCCTCTTCAGTGCAGTGGGTTATTTGCTGCTTGGCATGTCCACCAGTGTGTGGTTATTTGCCATTGCTAGGGTACCTGTAG GTATTTTCAAACACACTCTCTCCATATCAAAAGCTCTTCTTTCTGACTTGGTTTCTGAGAAAGAGCGCCCTCTTGTAATAGGACATTTCAATGCAGCCTCTAGTGTTGGTTTCATCCTGGGTCCTGTGGTTGGTGGCTACTTTACAGAGCTAGAAAGTGGCTTTTACCTGACATCTTTCGTCTGTTCTTTCATCTTCATTCTGAACGCTG GCCTGGTCTGGATGTTACCATGGAGTGAGGAACACACAGATAGTAATGAAAATGAACAGACCACCAGTAACAGCAAAGTGACAGCAAAGGCAAACTGTGACCTGCAG GCTGTTTTCTCAAAGGAATGGTACAAGTTCAAGGGgagggcagcctgcctgagccctcaGATTCATACAGACTTATCTGCTGCAGGATCATACCTCAAGACAGGAATGCTCAGAGCTGTAGTTCAGAGAGAAATTCTCTTTCAGAG AGTGCCTGCCCTGTTTGAAATCGCTGACAAAATCTCTTTGATCTCAGTGAGAGCACCACGGGAGCACATATATCTATTTTAA
- the SLC67A2 gene encoding major facilitator superfamily domain-containing protein 9 isoform X8, producing the protein MGAWEPPPAPRPGPAAPPAPRGAGLSRFVRCLYLVGFLDFFGVSMVVPLLSLHIKSLGASPTVAGVVGSLYGLLQLFSSTFVGCWSDVIGRQYSLIACILFSAVGYLLLGMSTSVWLFAIARVPVGIFKHTLSISKALLSDLVSEKERPLVIGHFNAASSVGFILGPVVGGYFTELESGFYLTSFVCSFIFILNAGLVWMLPWSEEHTDSNENEQTTSNSKVTAKANCDLQVKSLVNGAMKYDTPLQSLWIPVGPQR; encoded by the exons ATGGGGGCCTGGGAGCCGCCGCCAGCCCCGCGGCCGGGCCCGGCGGCTCCTCCTGCTCCGCGCGGGGCCGGGCTCAGCCGCTTCGTGCGGTGCCTCTACCTGGTGGGCTTCCTG GACTTCTTTGGTGTAAGTATGGTTGTGCCTCTGTTAAGCCTTCATATCAAGTCTCTAGGAGCAAGTCCAACTGTTGCAGGAGTAGTAG GATCTCTTTATGGTTTACTGCAGCTCTTTTCCAGCACATTTGTG GGCTGCTGGAGTGATGTAATAGGAAGACAGTATTCCCTGATTGCCTGTATCCTCTTCAGTGCAGTGGGTTATTTGCTGCTTGGCATGTCCACCAGTGTGTGGTTATTTGCCATTGCTAGGGTACCTGTAG GTATTTTCAAACACACTCTCTCCATATCAAAAGCTCTTCTTTCTGACTTGGTTTCTGAGAAAGAGCGCCCTCTTGTAATAGGACATTTCAATGCAGCCTCTAGTGTTGGTTTCATCCTGGGTCCTGTGGTTGGTGGCTACTTTACAGAGCTAGAAAGTGGCTTTTACCTGACATCTTTCGTCTGTTCTTTCATCTTCATTCTGAACGCTG GCCTGGTCTGGATGTTACCATGGAGTGAGGAACACACAGATAGTAATGAAAATGAACAGACCACCAGTAACAGCAAAGTGACAGCAAAGGCAAACTGTGACCTGCAGGTTAAATCACTAGTTAATGGAGCAATGAAATATGATACTCCCCTCCAGTCCCTATGGATTCCAGTTGG
- the SLC67A2 gene encoding major facilitator superfamily domain-containing protein 9 isoform X1: protein MGAWEPPPAPRPGPAAPPAPRGAGLSRFVRCLYLVGFLDFFGVSMVVPLLSLHIKSLGASPTVAGVVGSLYGLLQLFSSTFVGCWSDVIGRQYSLIACILFSAVGYLLLGMSTSVWLFAIARVPVGIFKHTLSISKALLSDLVSEKERPLVIGHFNAASSVGFILGPVVGGYFTELESGFYLTSFVCSFIFILNAGLVWMLPWSEEHTDSNENEQTTSNSKVTAKANCDLQVKSLVNGAMKYDTPLQSLWIPVGSVLKRIKSIACSDLWDVFLVRLLMSVAVMLYYSNFVLAIEERFGVKPKLTGYLISYSSTLGALAGFLLGPITRLYQHNTYALLLHSTVLTCVLIMLYSTALSIWTVILSSTFLAFSTTVGRTCITDLELTLGGNQASGTLIGVGQSVTSVGRIIAPLLSGIAQEFSPCGPPSLGVGLALVAILIMLVNTPRYCSGRTAKLKSE, encoded by the exons ATGGGGGCCTGGGAGCCGCCGCCAGCCCCGCGGCCGGGCCCGGCGGCTCCTCCTGCTCCGCGCGGGGCCGGGCTCAGCCGCTTCGTGCGGTGCCTCTACCTGGTGGGCTTCCTG GACTTCTTTGGTGTAAGTATGGTTGTGCCTCTGTTAAGCCTTCATATCAAGTCTCTAGGAGCAAGTCCAACTGTTGCAGGAGTAGTAG GATCTCTTTATGGTTTACTGCAGCTCTTTTCCAGCACATTTGTG GGCTGCTGGAGTGATGTAATAGGAAGACAGTATTCCCTGATTGCCTGTATCCTCTTCAGTGCAGTGGGTTATTTGCTGCTTGGCATGTCCACCAGTGTGTGGTTATTTGCCATTGCTAGGGTACCTGTAG GTATTTTCAAACACACTCTCTCCATATCAAAAGCTCTTCTTTCTGACTTGGTTTCTGAGAAAGAGCGCCCTCTTGTAATAGGACATTTCAATGCAGCCTCTAGTGTTGGTTTCATCCTGGGTCCTGTGGTTGGTGGCTACTTTACAGAGCTAGAAAGTGGCTTTTACCTGACATCTTTCGTCTGTTCTTTCATCTTCATTCTGAACGCTG GCCTGGTCTGGATGTTACCATGGAGTGAGGAACACACAGATAGTAATGAAAATGAACAGACCACCAGTAACAGCAAAGTGACAGCAAAGGCAAACTGTGACCTGCAGGTTAAATCACTAGTTAATGGAGCAATGAAATATGATACTCCCCTCCAGTCCCTATGGATTCCAGTTGGGTCAGTGCTGAAGAGGATTAAAAGCATTGCATGCTCTGATCTGTGGGATGTATTTTTAGTACGGCTACTAATGTCTGTAGCTGTAATGCTGTATTATAGCAATTTTGTTCTGGCAATTGAAGAGAGATTTGGGGTGAAACCTAAGCTCACAGGGTACCTCATAAGCTATAGTAGCACCCTTGGAGCACTTGCTGGTTTTCTACTTGGACCAATAACTAGACTTTATCAACATAACACTTATGCACTTTTATTACATTCCACTGTTCTCACCTGTGTGTTGATAATGCTATATTCCACAGCACTCAGCATATGGACGGTCATTTTATCGTCAACATTTTTAGCGTTTTCAACCACTGTAGGACGCACTTGCATCACTGATCTTGAGTTGACCCTGGGTGGGAATCAGGCCAGTGGCACGCTCATAGGAGTTGGTCAGTCTGTGACATCTGTGGGACGCATAATTGCCCCTCTTCTCTCAGGAATTGCACAGGAGTTCAGTCCCTGTGGCCCTCCAAGTCTTGGAGTGGGGCTGGCGCTGGTAGCTATTTTGATAATGCTTGTGAACACACCACGATATTGCAGCGGTAGAACTGCAAAATTAAAAAGTGAATAG
- the SLC67A2 gene encoding major facilitator superfamily domain-containing protein 9 isoform X5 translates to MGAWEPPPAPRPGPAAPPAPRGAGLSRFVRCLYLVGFLDFFGVSMVVPLLSLHIKSLGASPTVAGVVGSLYGLLQLFSSTFVGCWSDVIGRQYSLIACILFSAVGYLLLGMSTSVWLFAIARVPVGIFKHTLSISKALLSDLVSEKERPLVIGHFNAASSVGFILGPVVGGYFTELESGFYLTSFVCSFIFILNAGLVWMLPWSEEHTDSNENEQTTSNSKVTAKANCDLQAVFSKEWYKFKGRAACLSPQIHTDLSAAGSYLKTGMLRAVVQREILFQRYFKRKRHRAELG, encoded by the exons ATGGGGGCCTGGGAGCCGCCGCCAGCCCCGCGGCCGGGCCCGGCGGCTCCTCCTGCTCCGCGCGGGGCCGGGCTCAGCCGCTTCGTGCGGTGCCTCTACCTGGTGGGCTTCCTG GACTTCTTTGGTGTAAGTATGGTTGTGCCTCTGTTAAGCCTTCATATCAAGTCTCTAGGAGCAAGTCCAACTGTTGCAGGAGTAGTAG GATCTCTTTATGGTTTACTGCAGCTCTTTTCCAGCACATTTGTG GGCTGCTGGAGTGATGTAATAGGAAGACAGTATTCCCTGATTGCCTGTATCCTCTTCAGTGCAGTGGGTTATTTGCTGCTTGGCATGTCCACCAGTGTGTGGTTATTTGCCATTGCTAGGGTACCTGTAG GTATTTTCAAACACACTCTCTCCATATCAAAAGCTCTTCTTTCTGACTTGGTTTCTGAGAAAGAGCGCCCTCTTGTAATAGGACATTTCAATGCAGCCTCTAGTGTTGGTTTCATCCTGGGTCCTGTGGTTGGTGGCTACTTTACAGAGCTAGAAAGTGGCTTTTACCTGACATCTTTCGTCTGTTCTTTCATCTTCATTCTGAACGCTG GCCTGGTCTGGATGTTACCATGGAGTGAGGAACACACAGATAGTAATGAAAATGAACAGACCACCAGTAACAGCAAAGTGACAGCAAAGGCAAACTGTGACCTGCAG GCTGTTTTCTCAAAGGAATGGTACAAGTTCAAGGGgagggcagcctgcctgagccctcaGATTCATACAGACTTATCTGCTGCAGGATCATACCTCAAGACAGGAATGCTCAGAGCTGTAGTTCAGAGAGAAATTCTCTTTCAGAG GTATTTTAAGAGAAAACGCCATCGTGCAGAGTTAGGGTGA